The Pyrus communis chromosome 14, drPyrComm1.1, whole genome shotgun sequence sequence ctcataccaatttcagcaCAGATCAGTCTGCGCTTCTTACTCTCAAGGCTCACATCACTAGTGATCCTCAAAACATCTTGACCGCCAACTGGTCGTCTGCCTCCAATTTCGACATTTGCAACTGGGTTGGCGTTAGCTGTGGTGCAGGCCACCACAGAGTCACGGCGTTAAATCTCTCGCACATGGGTCTTGCCGGAGTTATTCCTCCGCATCTAGGCAACCTCTCATTTCTCGTTGAGTTGGGCCTTAAGAATAATAGCTTTCATGGTCCCCTACCGCAAGAACTATCTCGTTTGCGCCGGTTGAAGGTGATTAACTTTGGAAACAACAGCTTTATGGGAACCATTCCTTCGTGGTTTGGGTCCTTTCCTAAACTTCAAACCATCAAATTGTACGGTAATGGCTTCTCTGGTTTCATACCCGCTGCTATCTTCAACTTATCTGGACTCGAAATAATTAATCTGAGCAGGAACCAACTATCAGGTACGTACGTACCACCATTACCAACCACCTAGGAATATAAATTAATGTTGCTTGCTTCATGATTACATTTTAAcaactttgtttcattttaacaTCTATATATAAGATGTATAACAATCATCTCGTTTGTTTTTTATTCCTTCCTTTTTGTTGGAATGCATGCACATATTTAACAGGTAGCATACCCAGAGAAATCGGCAACTTAACAATGGTGAAGGGCATATACCTTGACGACAACAAGTTCGAaggtatatatataaaagatgtATAACAATCAtctggtttgttttttttttacccttctTTTTGTTGGCATGCATGAACATATTTAACAGGTAGCATACCCAGAGAAATAGGCAACTTAACAATGGTGAAGGTCATAAGCCTTGACGACAACAAGTTCGAAGGTATGCTGTATGACTTAGGTTTTGTCACATGTATACTCATAGATGCCCACACACACTCTGaataatttcatttcattttgttttttttttttactatgaagtgtgattagttttttaaattctaaaaaaataagggagttttaacgaaaaactcacgatactgtttactttaacgaaaaaccacatttttacattaaaaagtcaatcatggtactattcaatttactttttattttgtccttatcgttaaaactcaaagttttcaaatatttttcattagttttcctaaaaaataaatcaattataaaaaggggtgtgatatccacacacccttttttacttttcacacactcttctaattttcggccgtcggatcggatgaaatGAAGATAATCAATGGACATAAATGAAcaagggatgtgtgagaagtaaaaatgggtgtgtgaatagcacaccccttaTAAAAATTAGGAAAATGATGAGCAGTTTCTTCTAAAGTAGGcatgttttttatttactattttattttatttttttaaatacggCATACTATGGTGACCTGGCTGTGAGGTTGCcctaaataacaacaaaatttatgttcatgtaattactaaattacccatagtttttttatttttgtgcaaTTTTGGTGTGGGgtttaaaattgtaatttcatgtAGTTTTGGTTGAGAGCAAAGTTCTATTAATAGGTACTAAGTAGTTTAGATACGAGCCCCTTCTTAGCAGGAATCTCGTTCcactttaataaaaatacaataagAGAACTATAACTATCATAGGAATCATATATTTATTGTGTAAGACCCCTCTTATGCTGGAGCAAAAAGAGAACCTATATAGTGAGCGCTTGGTCCTTATAATGTTATCCCTCTTTTGCTACGGTAGAATGGGACTCCCAATAAGAAGCAACTCGTATATATGTTTACATGATTTTAACAATATATACTGATTGATTTATAGAACTTCCAAACGAGATGAGCAGTTTAGGCCAGCTGGAGGAGTTGTATGTGCAGTACAATGCCCTAAAAGGCTCTGCTCTTGTGCCTGTCCTCAACATATCTTCTTTGACTACTTTGGCTCTATATGGAAACAACATGAGTGGCAGTCTTCTGGACAATATATGTGAGCATCTTCCGAGTGTTCGAAGATTTAATTTGGGTCAAAACCAGTTTGACGGTCTTATTCCCTCCAAACTGTGGCAATGCAAAGAGCTTCGTGAACTGCATTTAGGGTATAACAATTTCCGTGGAAGCATACCCAAAAGTCTTGGCAATTTGACCTACTTAACCGAGATTTATCTTGATAGCAATAATTTAACAGGTAGTAAATTTAGGactgtttgataatcatttcgcttttagtttttagttaaaCTGAAGTTAAAAATTTAATGCAAACGTGCTGCAATTGTGACAGGTACAATACCGGATGAGATTAGTGATCTTCTACAGTTAGAGGCGTTGTCACTGGGTATTAATAATCTCAGTGGCGTCATCCCATCCAAACTCTTCAATCTCTCCATGATAAGAATAATATCGTTTCCTATTAATCAGCTCTCAGGTAGCCTCCCAGCCAACATCGGTCTTAACGTTCCAAACCTAGAATTCCTTTATGTAGGAAGAAATAACCTCGTGGCTGGACTACTCCCTAACCTCTCCAATGCTTCCAAGCTCAAGAAGCTAGACATGAGCCAAAACTCATTTACCGGGTTTCTTCCTAGCACGCTCTGTTCCTTGAAAAACCTCGAGTTCCTTAACTTGCAATCGAATAATTTGACAATTGATGCTTCTACTCCACAAGCAGTAAACCCTCTCTCTTGCTTGTTTAATCTTAGAAATTTGACATCATTGTACTTGTCAAATAATCCACTAAACACCACGATTCCAGCTTCTGGCAGGAATCTCTCTACGTCACTCCTATATGTTGGTTTAAGAAATTCCAACATCAGGGGTAACATTCCAGTTGATATTGGCAACTTGAGCAGCTTGATATTATTAAACCTGGGAAACAATCATTTGAGGGGAGCAATTCCAAGTTCAATACAAAGGCTACAAAAGCTCCAAGGTTTGTATTTGTTTAATAACGAACTACGAGGACATATCCCGGATGAACTCTGTCAACTAGACAACCTAGCCGAGTTAAGTTTGGGTGGTAATCGTCTATCTGGTTCTCTTCCTTCCTGCTTGGGTACTTTGGCAAGAGCTCTAAGAGGTCTATTTTTAGGGTCCAATTCGTTAACTTCTAAAGTACCATCTTCCTTGTGGGAACTCAAGTATATATTGCACCTAAACTTGTCATCTAATTATCTAGTTGGACCACTCTCGGAAGACATTGGAAAGTTGAAAGATGTGCTGAATATGGACTTGTCAAATAACCATTTCTCTGGAAACATTCCCAGTAGCATTGGTGGTCTTCAAAATATGATTACTCTGTCCTTGGCAAACAATTATTTAGAAGGCCCTATTCCCAGTTCATTTAAAACCTTGGTAAGCCTAGAATTCTTGGATATGTCCCAAAACAATCTATCTGGAGAGATCCCAAAGTCATTGGAAGCACTCTTGTATCTCAAGCATCTAAATTTGTCTTTCAACAAACTCCACGGTGAAATTCCAACCGGAGGGCCTTTTGGAAACTTCTCTGCTGATTCATTTGTATCAAACGCTGCGCTCTGCGGTGCTTCCCGACTCCATGTTCCACTATgcaaaaatagaacaaaagttAAGCCAAATTGGAGGAAAGCTAAATATATCATCTCAGGGGTCTTATCAGTAATACTCCTAGCGACCGCTGCATTGATCCTGATACTATGCAAGAAAAGGAATGTCGAAGTTGTTAGAGAAACTGCCTCACTACATCAAGTTTTTTGGAGAAGAGTCTCGCGCCTAGAACTTGTAAAGGCAACAAACGGATTTCATAAGAGTAACTTACTAGGCACGGGAGGTTTTGGCTCAGTATACAGAGGAACACTGTCAGACGGGATAGATATTGCCGTCAAGGTTTTCAATTTACAGCTAGAAGGAGCATTCAAGAGTTTTGATAAGGAATGTGAAATGCTAAGCAATATCCGTCATCGGAATCTTATTAAAGTCATAAGTTATTGCGATGAACTTGATTTCAAAGCCTTGGTACTTCAATTGATGCCTAACGGAAGCCTCGAACAGTGGTTGTATTCTCCGAAACGCTCCATGAATATCCTGCAGAGGTTGGACATAATGAAAGATGTTGCGTTGGCACTAGAATATCTTCATCATGGTTACTCGATACCTATTGTTCATTGTGATGTGAAACCAAGCAATATACTACTAGATGATGATATGGTTGCACATGTTGCTGATTTTGGCGTTGCAAGACTCATCGGCGGTGGAGATTCGATGACAGAAACCATGACCCTAGCCACAGTTGGATATATGGCTCCAGGTGAagtattttctcaattttgtaTATGTTGGTCTTATTAGGAGTTATAATTTCCTTTTTATCATATATAACTAAATTAACATATAAATTTTGCAGAGTTTGGGATCGAAGGAAGCATTTCAACGAGTGGGGATGTGTATAGTTTTGGCATTGTACTCATGGAGACATTCACAAAAAGGAAGCCAACGGATGAGATGTTTGTTGGGGAAATGAATTTAAAGCAATGGATTGCAGATTCATTATTTCTAGATGCTGCTATAGATGAAGTTGTGGATGCCGATATACTTGGGACAGAGGAAGATGGTGATTTCGTGAGCAGGAGGGATTGCTTATCATCTGCTATGAGATTAGCTTTAGCTTGCACTGCAACATTGCCGAGAGAGAGGATTAACATCAAAGATGCTGCAATCACACTCACCAAAATTAAGACTAAGTATTTGAAGGACTGTGAAGGAGTGAATTCTTAGTTCTTTTCGTTCTCTATATTTTCGGATCCATTTTCTTATTGTTGTTTTCTATGTGCAAAGACTACATTATTTTCGTATAGTGACGGATATGACAGTATGTGGATATTCCTTAAATTGAAATGTTGTACCTGTATTTGACTAGGCAATGTGACCAGTAGTACCAAGATTACAATTCCAATTATTCTTCTCATATTTTGATAGTAAAGCATTTAGTTTCTACGGCCAACCAATCCGTTTCAAAAATTTACACTTCCAGGTCAAGAACGCCTGTCATGGAAACACAAAGTTATTTCAGTCAATATATCAGGATGTGACAAACTTCTAAACTTCTACACATGCCCTTGACAAAAAATTATAGGGCAGTGAGGCTGCTACTCTAGATCAATAAATTTACTACTTAAGTTGGGTTTTTTGGCTGCTACACTAATTTGTGCTCATCTTTTTAACAAAAGGAACGAAATTACTCCAATTTTCAGCCCTAAAGATCGTATCATTCATTCTGAAATATGTAAATGATCTTACAGCTTCGGCCTGGGAATGGTAATAGTTAGCATGTATTTGCCATAAACCAACGTGCAAGAGAAAAGCAAACGTGTGAACACACAACACATAATGGGCAAAAGAAGTGTTTAACTAACACTATCAGAAGCCATGTGTTTCTAGTTATAAGACATTTGCAATATCCAATGTGTCTAGTAGAAATAAATGGTAGCTGAAATTTGCTTTTGTTCTTGAGGAAAGGAAGAACTTAACCTGTCAAATCCTTCATTGGTATTTCTCCCGATCAAATGTacctttttctttgaaacactCCATATCTGGTGCAAATCAAATCATGTTAGACTACATTGGAATTATATAATATGATATATACCCAATAAACAAAGCATAAGACcagacattttatcaaagaaacCAATTGACTGATAGAATTGTAGACAACAAAAGCCACCACTAGGCACTACCACCACCCACCGGTGTAAATGGACAGACCATGCCAATCTACAGTAGTACGACACTAATATACGGTATAGTGATGCAAttctatttttgttgtttagtaatatcaaattatcaattgTATTCCAAACTTcaataaaacagaaaaatggTTATTGATCAACTTGTCATATGTTTCTTCTTTATTATCTAGGCAAGACAACCCAATTAAAACTAAAGATTTACTTCAGAATGAATTATAAGATACTAAAAGAAGCCTAAAAAACAGATCAATAATATTTAGTATCTGTAATACTGAAAAAGCTCATATTGGCCCGTTCCAAGCCCATGTTGAACCTAGAGACCCTGCACGACCTGCTGTGACAAGCACAGCTGCATGGGTTAGTCCTACCTAACTTGAAAGCTTGAATTATACAGATAAAATTTctaaagtaaattaaaaaaaagtaccaACAAAGCAACAAGCTAAGGAAGCGTTATTAATTAACAGGCCCCATACCTGTTGGAGTAATCCTTCTGGACTGCAAAGATAGGATGCCGGGTTGTCACCATCCATCATTTCTAAGCTGCTGCAATAAAATATTTAGTACGTGAACATGGTAGAATAGATACATTTGAAATCAAGCGAATGAGTAAGCAACCCTAATTATCTATTCCTTATGATGACTTGCACTATAATTCCCAACACCATAATTAAAACTCTTCTGAATTCTAAAACAGAACCAAGTCTGAAACTGAAAATCAAGAGTTTGCACTATAATTCTAGAATTATCTATTCCTTATGATGACTtgtaaactaaaaattaaaagccGTGATTTTGTATTCGATGACAGATCGAAAACAAGCACTAAGTGGTTACTTATTGACAAAGGGTCTTACTGTCAGCATTTGGaataacaaaaccctaattttgcactcaaattgccaaaaattaaacaaattataattaacaTTTGATTCCAGAATTGACCAAATCCAAATCCCtatattcaaattcaaatccctAAATCTAGAAAACCCCAATTTATTTCAATCTTAAATCCCTAACTGCATACCTTATTTGGAACATAGATGGTGGTCAGGAGTCAGGACCATCAAGTGCAGGTGGTGGGAGAGAGTCGGGAGTTGACAGGAGATGATGGTGGTACTGTGGTTGGAGACGAGAGAGATATCGAGGCCGCTGGGATTGGGAGATACGAATCTGAGAGAGTGAATGAGAGAGAGGCTACGTGAGAGAGGCAGAGAGAGATAGACAGAACCTGATATATGTGTGGTAAATGAAAGGTGTAGATTGAATATCATGATTGAATATTATGGGATTGGGACATACGACACACAACGCTTAAGtcgtaaatatttttatttaacgaCTTGCATAAAAGTGATGTCGTGAATACGAGATTATGCGTAAGTATTACGACATGAACTTTATGAATGTCATGAATAATATCATTTAAGGCATGCTGGTCTGTACACCGTATATTTCAAGTCGTAAAAGACCCAAACTGTTGTAGTATATCTCTATGTCACTCCTAACTATTGATTTAAGCATT is a genomic window containing:
- the LOC137714735 gene encoding probable LRR receptor-like serine/threonine-protein kinase At3g47570 yields the protein MLSMIHCLCYINMMIMANYLTTGASAISHTNFSTDQSALLTLKAHITSDPQNILTANWSSASNFDICNWVGVSCGAGHHRVTALNLSHMGLAGVIPPHLGNLSFLVELGLKNNSFHGPLPQELSRLRRLKVINFGNNSFMGTIPSWFGSFPKLQTIKLYGNGFSGFIPAAIFNLSGLEIINLSRNQLSGSIPREIGNLTMVKGIYLDDNKFEGSIPREIGNLTMVKVISLDDNKFEELPNEMSSLGQLEELYVQYNALKGSALVPVLNISSLTTLALYGNNMSGSLLDNICEHLPSVRRFNLGQNQFDGLIPSKLWQCKELRELHLGYNNFRGSIPKSLGNLTYLTEIYLDSNNLTGTIPDEISDLLQLEALSLGINNLSGVIPSKLFNLSMIRIISFPINQLSGSLPANIGLNVPNLEFLYVGRNNLVAGLLPNLSNASKLKKLDMSQNSFTGFLPSTLCSLKNLEFLNLQSNNLTIDASTPQAVNPLSCLFNLRNLTSLYLSNNPLNTTIPASGRNLSTSLLYVGLRNSNIRGNIPVDIGNLSSLILLNLGNNHLRGAIPSSIQRLQKLQGLYLFNNELRGHIPDELCQLDNLAELSLGGNRLSGSLPSCLGTLARALRGLFLGSNSLTSKVPSSLWELKYILHLNLSSNYLVGPLSEDIGKLKDVLNMDLSNNHFSGNIPSSIGGLQNMITLSLANNYLEGPIPSSFKTLVSLEFLDMSQNNLSGEIPKSLEALLYLKHLNLSFNKLHGEIPTGGPFGNFSADSFVSNAALCGASRLHVPLCKNRTKVKPNWRKAKYIISGVLSVILLATAALILILCKKRNVEVVRETASLHQVFWRRVSRLELVKATNGFHKSNLLGTGGFGSVYRGTLSDGIDIAVKVFNLQLEGAFKSFDKECEMLSNIRHRNLIKVISYCDELDFKALVLQLMPNGSLEQWLYSPKRSMNILQRLDIMKDVALALEYLHHGYSIPIVHCDVKPSNILLDDDMVAHVADFGVARLIGGGDSMTETMTLATVGYMAPEFGIEGSISTSGDVYSFGIVLMETFTKRKPTDEMFVGEMNLKQWIADSLFLDAAIDEVVDADILGTEEDGDFVSRRDCLSSAMRLALACTATLPRERINIKDAAITLTKIKTKYLKDCEGVNS